From Paenibacillus sp. PvR098:
ATCGGCAGCGAAGTCGCAACGGCATTTTTTGGTACCAGCGATCCGCTGGGCGAGAAGATCAATATCGACGGATTCGTATATACCGTGATCGGAAAGCTGAAAAGCAAAGGCTCCAATACGAGCGGAACCTCGCTCGACAGTTCCATTTATGTGCCGCTTTATACGCTGAGCCGGGATTTCAAATTAGGCAATATCCGGACCACGTATGTCGAAGCGTCCACAAGTGAGAATGTGGCTAGGGTTCAGACAATCGTGGAACGGTATCTCCAAAATAAATTTAACAGCACATCGGGCTACAATATCTTTAACTCATCCCAGCTTATCAGCGCGAGGCAGTCGGCTTCCAGTACGATGACCAGCCAGCTCGTCAGTGTTGCGGCCATTTCACTTATGGTAGGCGGAATCGGCATCATGAATATTATGTTAGTCACCGTGAGCGAACGAACGAGGGAAATCGGCATTCGCAAATCAATTGGAGCTAAGAGGCGCAACATTCTGCTGCAATTTCTGGTAGAAGCGGTTCTCATCAGCGGCATGGGCGGCTTGATCGGCTTCGTATTAGGGATCGCGCTTTCCCTGGTTTGGCCTTATCTCAATCCGAGTCAGACAACGAGTCTTTCCCTAGATGTCGGACTGTACGCTTTCTTGTTCTCCGTTCTGGTGGGCGTTGTTTTCGGTCTTTATCCCGCGAACAAAGCTTCCAAGCTTAAGCCGATCGATGCGCTTCGTACCGATTAAACTTATACATCAGTATTTACTACCCCGGGAGGTTATTGGAATTGATACGTAAATTACCGTCTATATCATGGAAGCACACCAGCATGGCGCTCTTATTGTCCAGTTCTTTAGTTGTGATGCCACCGCTGCCGCCAGCGGCTCACGCAGCATCGGAAGGGGTATATATTTCAAGTCAATCCTACTTTACTTTGGCGCAAGCCGTTCTTTCATCTACCTCCTTGCAGTTTTCTGTCATCCTGCACAATAGGGAGAGCAGAGTGATGGATTTTAACGCTTACGGAGTTCGCGTGACGGATCATTCCGGGCGCAGTTACACGGCCCGCCTCAGCGAAAAGAAAAGCGCTATCGTACTTCCAGGTCAGGAACAACGTTTCCGCTTTTATTCCGATATTAATTCAGGTACAACAGCAGAGCAGCTCCAGGTGGAAATATTTCGTTGGGACAGCAGTCAAGCGGATTTCATGAAGCATATGGGGATGTTCTCTGTAGCTTCTGTTGCGCAGGAGGGTCAAGCCTCGATTTCAGAGGAGATCATGAACTTACATACGGTGGACAATACCTTAGCGAATGATGCTTCCATCACATATCAATTAGGACAAAGTGTTCGCGTGGTGGAGGAAGGCAAGTGGTATCTCTACACCCAGTTGTCGGTGAAGAATCTTGGGGCTGGCAGTGTGAAACTCCCCGCGGCGCTTCAAGTACGGCTCAAAGAGGCGGGAGGCTTGAAATATGCCTCTGCGATCACCGATGGAAAGGATCAAACGTTCCTTCCGAACCAATCGGACAGCATTACATTGAAAACGGCCATTTCAAAGGATCTATCGGAGCATGACCTGGGGTTGGAGTTTTATTACATGAATCAAATTCAAGAAGTCTCGCTTAGCAGCATGGACATCAGTTCTTCTCTACAAACG
This genomic window contains:
- a CDS encoding ABC transporter permease, translating into MRPWELVRMALATVRANPLRTVLTMLGVIIGVASVLTLVSIGRGSSEAIAKQYESLGTNLLVVNLMGNGRATQLNYDELMEMESLPGFKAIAPTMTKNNSNVKYDRETETYNVIGTNDRYLEMQQGEVAGGRFLAQADIDFRNHVAVIGSEVATAFFGTSDPLGEKINIDGFVYTVIGKLKSKGSNTSGTSLDSSIYVPLYTLSRDFKLGNIRTTYVEASTSENVARVQTIVERYLQNKFNSTSGYNIFNSSQLISARQSASSTMTSQLVSVAAISLMVGGIGIMNIMLVTVSERTREIGIRKSIGAKRRNILLQFLVEAVLISGMGGLIGFVLGIALSLVWPYLNPSQTTSLSLDVGLYAFLFSVLVGVVFGLYPANKASKLKPIDALRTD